A stretch of Halomonas sp. KG2 DNA encodes these proteins:
- a CDS encoding helix-hairpin-helix domain-containing protein translates to MSVIGQGILRFPERWGINHGFARDVISDHVPVWIALKGASLRLLDNATVVASSETNACIDINSAPADELNDLPHVGESRAAAIVEGWPWASLDALAAVSGLSDSRVEDIASSGLGCNH, encoded by the coding sequence TTGTCAGTAATCGGCCAAGGCATTCTGCGATTTCCTGAGCGCTGGGGGATCAATCACGGATTTGCCCGCGATGTGATTTCTGATCATGTGCCTGTATGGATTGCTTTGAAAGGCGCGTCTTTGCGCTTACTTGATAACGCTACAGTGGTGGCATCTTCCGAAACAAATGCCTGTATTGATATCAATTCAGCGCCAGCGGATGAATTAAACGATTTGCCCCATGTCGGCGAGAGCAGGGCAGCAGCGATTGTCGAAGGTTGGCCTTGGGCATCGCTTGACGCGCTTGCTGCTGTTAGTGGTTTGAGTGATAGCCGCGTAGAGGACATTGCTTCTTCAGGGTTGGGCTGCAATCACTAA